CTCCGAGGTGACGAGCACGTTGTCTCCCTTGACGTCCCGGTGCACGCCGCCCAGCGCGTGAGCGGCAGCCAGCGCGCTGGCGAGCTGCTCGAGCACCCGCAGCACCTGGCGGCTCGTCCTTCGTGCCTCCCTGGCCCACTCATACAGTGGCATGCCCTCCACCCGCTCCATGACGAGGTACGGGTACTGCGCGGCGCGCTCGACACGGAACACCATCCCAAAGCTCCCCCGGTCCCAGCGTTCGCGAATACGCCAGGGGCCCACCAGCACCTCGGGGACGAGGTCCGCATGAGGGTGCGCGTGGGTGACAGCTGAAGTCGTCATCGGGCCTCTCCAGGTGCTGGGCGAGCTTGCTCGCGAGCGCACCCTACCCGATAGGTTGGGAACTGGAAAAGAGACGTTCTCGGTAAGGAAGACTCACCGAGACCGCCAGTCCAAGGGATGGCCCGGGGATCCGACTGGGGTGACGCCTGGCCTGGCCTGTCAGGCCCTATGGGCGTGCACGCGCCAGGTGCTTCATCAGCGCCTGGAGTTCGGTATCCGTGCCGCGTGCGATGTCCTGAACCCGTGGGGTGATCTCGATGTCCGGGACCAGCCCCGCGTCCGGACGCTCCTCCAGGGGAAAGAAGCCAATCAGCGGCAGATCCACCTCGAGCTTCGACCTGGGCAGACGCAGGAAGAAGAAGGCACCTCCGTTGATGCCTCGCTGGTTTCCGCCCGTGGGCTGACCGACCAGCGTCGCCAGCTTGTTCTGCCGCAGCGCCAGCGCGAACTCGAAGGTCGCCGAGCTGTTGGAGGCATCGACCAGGACGTAGGTCAGACCCTTGAATGGTTGGGCGGAGGCCTTGATGACGTTACCGCCCTCGGGGTCGTCGTACCGCTTGAGGCGGTAGAAGCCGTTCACCGGGTCGACGGCGTCGTCGCCCCAGTCCTTGAACGACGGGTCCCAGGTGTCCAGGTGCGGAGCAAGATCCTCCGGCACCTTCCGGTAGCGTACCCTGCGCTCGAGGGGTTGCAGCCTCAGATCGCTGGCAGTGAGCTTGCCGAGGATGACGTCCCCGACGCTCATGCCTCCTTCATTGCCTCGGAGATCGATCACCAGGTGGGCCGCCTTCCGCTGCGCGAGCTGACGGAAGACCGTGTCGAGAAAGCCCTGCCAGTCCCACTGGCTCTTGTAGAGGGCCCAGGTCGGCATGCGCAGGTAGCCGGTACGCGAGTCCAGGAACTTGAACTCCCAGAGAGGTCCATCACCCCCTCGTCGGGTCTCCTCCTGCGCCTGGATGGGCGCCAGTCGCTGCTCATAGGTGAGCGGCTCGACGGTCGAGGTGAGCGACTTGCCCCCCGGCGTCTTCACCCGAAGCTCCATCCGGGGGCCGTTCTTGGGGAAGAACATCGGAAAGTAGATGTCGAACGCCTCGTAGTTGCTGTGTCCGCCGACCTCGAGATGGCTCACCCGCTTGGCGTCGTTCGAGCCGTCGGCGCGTGCCACGGTGAGCAGCCGCTCGAGGATCGTCGCCGCGGGCGTCCCATCGATGGAGAGCACCTCGGTGCCAGGCACCAGCCTCGCGTCCTTCGAGAAGTTCCGCGTCACGATCATCCGGCGATCGATCCACCGGAAGTAGAAGGGCACCCGGTTCTGCTGCTGGAACAGCGCGGTCGCGACAGCCTTGGGTTGATTGAAGAAGTTGAGGTAGCTGTGACCACACCGGATCTTCGCGAGGAAGCGCGAGAAGGCCAGGTAGGCCTCCTGCAAGGAGAGGTCTCGCTCCAGCTCGGTCCGGAGCGCGGCGAAGTGCGCGTCCATCGCCGCCTTGTCGTTGTAGCGATGGAGGCCGGGGTGCAGCTTCTCGTAGGCCCGCTTCAGCAGCGCGAAGTCCGCCTGGAGATCCTGAGCGGAGAGCCGCGGGGGCACTGCGCTGGCGGGCTCGGCTGCCGTGCTCGTGGTCGCGATGAGAAGACTTGCGACGAGGCAGCGGAAGGAGGGCCAGGGGGAAGCGCGCATCACGCCTTCATAACTCCCTCCCGAAGCGGCCGCTAATCGGTGGCCCGAGCTCTCAGCGGACGATGCCACCCCGACACTTGCATTTTCGGGCAGCTTCCGAGTCCTGGAGGATGTCGAACACGCAGCGGCCTCACCCGGCGCTCGACAACCAGACACCCTGGGCCCGCTACCGCAGCCTTGAGCCACTCCGGAACGTGGCCGCATGAACTCACGCGGTGAGGTGGCCTCCGCTCCACTCCGGCGAGCGACCGATTCACACGACGACTCAGAACATTGACGACGTGACGAGCTGAGCAACACTGCCGGCTCTGCCTGGGATGCAAAACTCCGGGGCCCCAATATGGTCCAGCCGATGGGG
This is a stretch of genomic DNA from Hyalangium gracile. It encodes these proteins:
- a CDS encoding S41 family peptidase, which translates into the protein MRASPWPSFRCLVASLLIATTSTAAEPASAVPPRLSAQDLQADFALLKRAYEKLHPGLHRYNDKAAMDAHFAALRTELERDLSLQEAYLAFSRFLAKIRCGHSYLNFFNQPKAVATALFQQQNRVPFYFRWIDRRMIVTRNFSKDARLVPGTEVLSIDGTPAATILERLLTVARADGSNDAKRVSHLEVGGHSNYEAFDIYFPMFFPKNGPRMELRVKTPGGKSLTSTVEPLTYEQRLAPIQAQEETRRGGDGPLWEFKFLDSRTGYLRMPTWALYKSQWDWQGFLDTVFRQLAQRKAAHLVIDLRGNEGGMSVGDVILGKLTASDLRLQPLERRVRYRKVPEDLAPHLDTWDPSFKDWGDDAVDPVNGFYRLKRYDDPEGGNVIKASAQPFKGLTYVLVDASNSSATFEFALALRQNKLATLVGQPTGGNQRGINGGAFFFLRLPRSKLEVDLPLIGFFPLEERPDAGLVPDIEITPRVQDIARGTDTELQALMKHLARARP